The following proteins are encoded in a genomic region of Nicotiana sylvestris chromosome 4, ASM39365v2, whole genome shotgun sequence:
- the LOC104215672 gene encoding transport inhibitor response 1-like protein, translated as MSSSEEMSEDEERPPCPSDLSGGAAKSRNCCAVTDGSVAGGGGGGIFHFSPHPDQVLENVLENVLCFLTDRRDRNAASLVSKSWYRAEALTRSEVYIGNCYAVSPGRVTARFKRVTSVAIKGKPRFADFSLLPPDWGAHFAPWASVLGEAYRGLEKLYLKRMSITDDDLSLLARCFPHFKELVLVCCDGFGTSGLAIIARDCRQIRVLDLIESEVSDDEVDWISFFPENKTCLESLTFDCVECPIDFEALERLVIRSPSLKRLRLNRFVSITQLYRLMIRAPQLTNLGTGSFGPSLLIDEQDPDYASAFSACKSIVCLSGFREIAPEYLPAIYPVCCNLTSLNFSYAANINTEQFKSVISRCHKLQVLWVFDSVCDEGLQAVAATCKDLREIRVFPIEAREDADAPVSEVGLLAISEGCRKLQSILYFCQRMTNAAVIAMSKNCPDLVVFRLCIMGRHLPDHVTGEPMDEGFGAIVKNCKKLTRLAVSGLLTDKAFSYIGQYGKLVRTLSVAFAGNSDLALKYVLEGCPKLQKLEIRDCPFGDLALRSGLHHYHNMRFLWLSSCRATLQGCQEIARQMPRLVVEVIGWEDEEESENGEYVNTLYMYRSLDGPRADAPPFVQIL; from the exons ATGAGTAGTAGTGAAGAGATGTCTGAAGATGAGGAGCGTCCACCTTGTCCTTCAGATCTCTCCGGCGGCGCAGCAAAATCCCGCAACTGTTGCGCCGTCACCGATGGCTCCGTCGCCGGCGGCGGAGGAGGAGGGATTTTTCACTTTTCACCACACCCAGATCAAGTTCTTGAAAATGTGCTAGAAAACGTTCTCTGTTTCCTCACTGATCGCCGTGACCGTAACGCAGCATCCCTCGTCAGCAAATCTTGGTATCGGGCCGAGGCCCTAACCAGATCCGAAGTCTATATCGGCAACTGTTATGCTGTTTCGCCGGGACGAGTTACGGCCCGTTTCAAAAGGGTGACCTCTGTGGCCATTAAAGGGAAACCTAGGTTTGCTGATTTCAGTTTGCTTCCTCCAGATTGGGGGGCCCACTTTGCTCCTTGGGCTTCTGTTTTGGGTGAAGCTTATCGCGGGCTTGAGAAGCTGTACCTGAAACGCATGTCCATAACTGATGATGATCTGTCTTTGTTGGCCcgttgtttcccccatttcaaaGAGCTTGTTCTTGTCTGTTGTGATGGTTTTGGGACTAGTGGTCTTGCTATTATAGCCCGTGATTGCAG GCAAATTAGAGTTCTTGATCTGATAGAGTCTGAGGTGTCGGACGATGAAGTGGACTGGATTTCCTTCTTCCCTGAGAACAAGACGTGTTTGGAGTCTTTGACCTTTGATTGTGTTGAATGCCCTATTGATTTTGAGGCATTGGAGAGGCTAGTTATCAGGTCGCCTAGTTTGAAGAGGCTGAGGTTGAATCGGTTTGTTTCTATTACGCAGCTGTATCGGTTGATGATTCGAGCTCCACAGCTTACCAATTTGGGAACAGGTTCATTTGGCCCCTCGCTACTCATTGATGAACAGGACCCTGATTATGCATCTGCTTTTTCTGCCTGCAAATCCATTGTCTGCCTCTCGGGTTTCAGGGAAATTGCTCCTGAATATCTGCCTGCAATTTATCCAGTTTGTTGCAACCTGACCTCTCTTAATTTCAGCTATGCTGCCAACATTAATACTGAACAATTCAAATCAGTCATCAGCCGCTGCCATAAGCTCCAAGTATTGTGG GTATTTGATTCTGTATGTGATGAAGGACTCCAGGCAGTTGCTGCGACATGTAAGGATCTGCGGGAGATTCGGGTTTTCCCTATCGAAGCTCGGGAAGATGCAGACGCCCCTGTTTCTGAAGTAGGTCTTCTTGCAATTTCTGAGGGTTGCAGGAAACTTCAGTCCATCTTATATTTCTGCCAACGAATGACAAATGCAGCTGTTATAGCTATGTCAAAGAACTGCCCGGACCTTGTTGTATTCCGACTATGCATTATGGGTCGACACTTGCCTGACCATGTTACGGGCGAACCAATGGATGAAGGCTTTGGTGCTATTGTCAAGAACTGTAAGAAGCTTACTAGACTCGCTGTATCTGGTCTATTGACTGACAAGGCTTTTAGTTATATTGGACAATATGGAAAATTGGTCCGAACCTTGTCTGTTGCTTTTGCTGGGAATAGCGACTTGGCTCTGAAGTATGTGCTTGAGGGCTGCCCTAAGTTGCAGAAGCTAGAGATCAGGGATTGCCCGTTTGGAGATTTGGCTTTGCGTTCTGGCTTACACCACTATCACAACATGAGGTTCCTTTGGTTGTCATCTTGTAGAGCAACTCTACAAGGTTGTCAGGAGATTGCTCGACAAATGCCCCGCCTAGTAGTGGAAGTGATTGGTTGGGAAGATGAGGAAGAGAGTGAGAATGGTGAGTACGTCAATACATTGTACATGTACCGGTCTCTTGATGGGCCAAGGGCTGATGCACCACCATTTGTGCAAATACTATGA
- the LOC138890227 gene encoding uncharacterized protein: MRDHIIGNDYELWDIVTDGPLATLKKNVEGVDVPKTRADYTAEDLKKWEKNVKAKKWLVCGLGPDEYSRIQSCTIAKQIWDTLQVAHEGTPQVKRSRGTLLYSQYENFAMREGETIQEMYTRFTTLTNKLKSLGRIIYEEDRAEKILTRVLPITWESKFIAIQESKNIATLPLDELIGNLTAYELRRQTMKMDVPKKERSLPLRITEGSDLEDDEMAMITKDFMKYLRRGKGSSRSESYRKSKALEKQTNDGCYKCGKTDHHIKNCSLWEIKWKKERAERRNKKKEQVQPKKGNNKGSTKAMVADWRESSDEISDDDDDENEQALMAIGESDISVIHLKDKIKLLSKERLSKLLVELIDESEDVNNEKEHLYKECVIFKAKCNNLELRVSENTVLKNQVHTLDSTILELRYENLKLKIGTVKRQLIAQLTLEENIGKMKDGLYKRDKQVRILKKDLTKVKHDLDRTCKWNRSSNALSWLQELHSSNRRGLGFGNLAPKWDPKRKYLTLPENKICTHYGKAGHYKSECTAKEKASQKNKEFVQGKNRLPSLSEGEQPNIVHG; encoded by the exons atgagagatcacattaTAGGAAATGACTATGAGCTATGGGATATTGTCACCGATGGTCCACTAGCTACCTTAAAGAAAAATGttgaaggagtagatgtgccaaagacaagagcggATTACACTGCTGAggacttgaagaaatgggaaaagaatgttaaagccaagaaatggcttgtctGTGGACTTGGTCCAGATGAGTATAGCAGAATCCAAAGTTGTACCATTGCTAAGCAAATTTGGGACAcattgcaagtggctcatgaaggaacacctcaggTGAAGAGATCCAGAGGAACTCtactgtattctcaatatgagaactTTGCTATGAGGGAAGGAGAAACTATTcaagagatgtacacaaggttcactacACTGACAAATAAGCTaaagtctcttggaaggattatttaTGAAGAAGATAGAGCCGAGAAGATACTGACTAGGGTTTTGCCTATCACTTGGGAGAGCAAATTCATTgccattcaggaatcaaagaatattgccACTCTCCCACTGGATGAattaattggaaatctcactgcctatgaacttagaagacaaaccatgaaaatggatgtaCCTAAGAAGGAAAGGAGCTTGCCACTCAGAATCACTGAAGGTTCTGATctagaagatgatgaaatggctatgatcaccaAGGACTTCATGAAGTACCTGAGGAGAGGAAAAGGTTCTTCAAGAAGTGAAAGCTATAGAAAGTCAAAAGCGCTTGAGAAACAAACCAATGATGGCTGCTACAAGTGTGGAAAGACTGACCACCACATCAAGAACTGCTCTTTATGGGAAAttaaatggaagaaggaaagagctgaacgaagaaacaagaagaaggaacaggttcaacctaAGAAAGGCAACAACAAAGGATCAaccaaggctatggttgctgATTGGAGAGAAAGTTCAGATGAAATctcagatgatgatgatgatgagaatGAGCAAGCACTTATGGCTATTGGAGAATCTGACATAAGTGtaattcatctcaaagataaGATTAAATtgttgtctaaagaaaggttatctAAGTTACTAGTGGAACTAATTGATGAATCTGAGGATGTAAACAATGAAAAAGAACATTTGTATAAAGAATGTGTGATTTTTAAGGCTAAATGCAACAACTTGGAACTTAGGGTTAGTGAAAATACTGTGTTGAAGAACCAAGTTCATACACTTGATTCAACTATCCTAGAGCTGAGatatgaaaatttaaaactgaaaatAGGAACAGTTAAAAGGCAGCTAATCGCACAACTTACTCTAGAAGAAAAtataggaaaaatgaaagatgggTTGTATAAAAGAGATAAGCAAGTAAGAATCCTAAAGAAGGATCTAACCAAGGTCAAGCATGATCTAGACAGAACTTGTAAATGGAACAGGTCCTCCaatgcactttcatggctacaagAACTTCATAGTAGCAACAGAAGAGGACTTGGCTTTGGGAACCtggcacctaagtgggatcccaaaagaaagtacctcacacttcctgagaataaaatttgcacacactatGGTAAAGCAGGTCACTATAAAAGTGAATGCActgcaaaagaaaaggcaagtCAAAAGAATAAAGAGTTTGTTCAAGGGAAGAATAGGTTACCaa GTTTAAGTGAAGGGGAGCAGCCAAATatagtacatggatag